Proteins from a single region of Bdellovibrio svalbardensis:
- a CDS encoding RHS repeat domain-containing protein — protein MVQLSFSAGAAAGSTVVPTWRACNKQEIFTFGIDSSAALRLLGIKEKINYSLLQIRVFVMDLKFGRLLVLIGVSLTASFSYADFTAIGVLDEARAQQAKSEQCSDPANVCRTIPKLVQTGSSASCVVAGVDNIKETSSDFPGQQSFMFEYSNSCSSSVEAKIRFGGSWSPSVILPKGQHVWIGIEFDSYADMPIEVSLSGSGAQTPSPQPNPTPAPTPNKPGSIPVTSDRPGQCKPGVGSSNIPGHSVINLERQSVSESIPVVGASFYLNYSSDRFKKGSNFNSKFGSIGGWSLSIQHYLDVKNKVIYFGDGRIRKLFGDELYYFEKENLYAVDNLRFYPDGRIAKIWQLKPDRMVWFFQYERDYLAKVTTDTKQVYTFSKFGIVTPFGQKTTFEFDQKGSLSKVTNPNNESYLLASDSIGRLVSFQKPSGLKTLVTYDEEGNLQKDQGPINTLVLSSHIDAEKNAIYIAASSSSNKLLGGVRIENNEQLSTVVHKNDFGSFSSSFYSGVSSDSTVSGYVDIYNGTYTSKYEHLRQKAFSDRTKVQFEVKGTNFKSTSETYIKEEFDKRFTKTTLTYLQNNDKQPYKLVEEESPTTVTLTSPLLRTMKTNGSSMEKNLTIQIGDLLPTGFSYDSLARVTAIKQGDRQQTFAYDSFGNLASVLDPLGRKTSFEYDKANRPVKQILAGGNAIEFAYDLDGNLKSIKPPGKPNHSFVTGLTGLVEGYLPPSIQSKVTGSTVYSYDQDKKLTKISRPDGKNVEFVYAADSFLVNAVTTPDGNYQIKYAPIKDGKSDLPGELTAPDGTKMSFNYVWMLPTSINTTGDVNSTVGYSYNTDLSLGTISVAGADGKAVVSNAVAYDLDGLLTGVGGLAMTRNNVGAVSATTLGKIVEGIGFNTYGEQISSGFTIDKKPIFGMSYNRDKVGRIAASQDVTGTTKIVSTYEYDAQGRLSKVTKGSDARTYTYDANGNRLSFTSGSKSYTGIYDEQDRLLSYGDSKFEYNDNGDLQTRTDVNPETKETKMTSYTYDVFGNLRKVVLPDGRLIEYVIDGQNRRIGKKINGKVVQAFIYQSQYQIAAEMDGSGKIVKSFVYASKVNVPDYVNYNGKQFRVISDQVGTPKMIVDSANGQVVESFNYDEFGVSLDGKTSAIIPFGFAGGLYDGDTGLVRFGVRDYSPVVGRWTNKDPIGFNGGQGNLYVYSENDPVNLIDPSGKFWTVAIGAVIGGISGYYTTGGSASGIAIGVISGALSGTGIGSGSLASAGISAVANIATQVAGGTSIWDINKESVLMSAASGFAGALIGNTVNLALPGSKFTEKILAPAIGGAFGAGADAALTNDFALGKTCP, from the coding sequence TTGGTTCAACTGTCGTTCTCCGCGGGCGCGGCCGCAGGTTCAACTGTCGTTCCCACTTGGCGGGCTTGTAATAAACAGGAAATATTTACTTTTGGGATAGATTCCTCTGCCGCCCTCAGGCTCCTGGGTATAAAAGAAAAAATAAATTATAGTTTACTTCAAATTAGGGTGTTTGTGATGGATCTGAAGTTCGGTCGCCTATTGGTTTTAATTGGTGTGTCTCTCACTGCAAGTTTTTCTTATGCTGATTTTACGGCAATTGGGGTGCTTGATGAGGCTCGAGCACAGCAGGCTAAGAGCGAGCAATGTAGTGACCCTGCAAATGTGTGCCGAACAATTCCAAAGCTGGTACAAACAGGTAGTAGTGCAAGTTGTGTTGTGGCTGGCGTTGACAATATTAAAGAAACATCGAGTGACTTCCCGGGCCAACAGTCATTTATGTTTGAATACTCCAATTCTTGCTCATCATCTGTTGAGGCTAAGATTCGTTTTGGAGGCTCTTGGAGTCCTTCGGTTATTTTGCCTAAAGGACAGCATGTGTGGATAGGGATCGAATTCGATTCCTATGCCGATATGCCAATCGAAGTCAGTCTAAGCGGCAGTGGGGCTCAAACTCCATCTCCTCAGCCAAATCCAACGCCAGCTCCAACTCCGAATAAGCCGGGATCTATCCCTGTAACCTCCGACCGTCCTGGCCAGTGCAAGCCTGGGGTTGGGAGTTCAAATATTCCTGGTCACTCGGTCATCAACCTGGAAAGGCAATCCGTTTCAGAATCAATTCCAGTAGTGGGAGCAAGTTTTTATCTCAATTACTCAAGTGATAGATTCAAGAAGGGTAGTAACTTTAACTCAAAATTTGGATCCATCGGGGGCTGGAGTTTGTCCATTCAACACTATCTCGATGTTAAGAATAAAGTTATCTACTTCGGAGACGGTAGGATAAGGAAGTTGTTTGGTGATGAGTTATACTATTTTGAAAAAGAGAACCTTTATGCGGTCGATAATTTAAGATTTTATCCAGATGGAAGGATCGCGAAAATCTGGCAATTGAAGCCCGATCGAATGGTTTGGTTTTTTCAATATGAGAGAGACTATCTTGCAAAAGTCACAACTGATACTAAGCAAGTTTATACCTTTTCGAAATTTGGTATAGTGACTCCGTTTGGGCAAAAAACAACTTTTGAATTTGATCAGAAGGGGAGCCTAAGTAAAGTCACCAACCCAAATAATGAGTCTTATTTGCTGGCCTCCGACTCAATCGGTCGATTGGTAAGTTTTCAAAAGCCTAGCGGATTAAAGACCTTAGTTACCTATGATGAAGAGGGGAATCTACAAAAAGATCAGGGGCCGATAAACACATTGGTTTTAAGTTCCCATATCGATGCGGAAAAGAATGCAATTTATATTGCGGCCTCAAGTAGTAGTAACAAGCTTCTAGGTGGAGTGAGAATCGAAAACAATGAGCAGCTATCTACCGTAGTTCATAAGAACGATTTTGGATCGTTCTCCTCATCTTTTTATTCTGGCGTTTCCAGTGATTCTACTGTTTCTGGCTATGTGGATATTTACAATGGAACCTATACGTCAAAGTATGAACATTTAAGACAGAAAGCGTTCAGTGATCGGACAAAAGTACAATTTGAGGTTAAGGGAACTAATTTTAAATCAACGTCGGAAACTTATATCAAAGAAGAGTTTGATAAAAGATTTACCAAAACAACACTTACTTATCTGCAGAATAATGACAAGCAACCATATAAGCTAGTTGAAGAAGAATCACCTACAACAGTGACACTTACATCTCCACTTCTTCGTACTATGAAAACCAATGGTAGTTCGATGGAAAAGAACCTAACCATACAGATTGGTGATCTGTTGCCGACTGGCTTTTCATATGATTCTCTTGCTCGTGTCACTGCAATCAAACAAGGTGATCGTCAGCAAACTTTTGCATATGACAGTTTTGGAAACCTAGCTTCTGTTTTAGATCCCTTAGGAAGAAAAACCTCTTTCGAGTATGACAAAGCGAATCGCCCGGTAAAGCAGATTCTTGCCGGCGGAAATGCAATTGAATTCGCATACGATCTTGATGGAAACCTAAAAAGCATCAAACCTCCTGGAAAACCAAATCATAGTTTTGTGACGGGTCTGACGGGATTGGTCGAAGGCTATCTACCTCCAAGCATTCAGTCAAAAGTGACGGGTTCAACTGTTTATTCGTATGACCAAGATAAAAAGCTAACAAAGATCAGTCGTCCAGATGGTAAGAATGTTGAATTTGTTTATGCTGCGGATAGTTTCTTAGTGAATGCTGTCACTACGCCTGATGGTAATTATCAAATTAAATATGCTCCGATTAAAGATGGAAAATCTGATTTACCTGGAGAGTTAACGGCTCCTGACGGTACCAAGATGTCTTTTAACTATGTTTGGATGCTTCCAACTTCCATCAATACAACCGGAGATGTAAATAGCACAGTTGGATATTCCTATAATACTGATTTGAGTTTGGGGACTATTTCTGTAGCAGGTGCTGATGGGAAAGCCGTAGTTTCAAATGCAGTCGCCTATGATTTAGATGGTCTACTCACTGGCGTTGGCGGTTTGGCAATGACCCGCAATAACGTTGGAGCGGTGTCAGCGACGACATTGGGTAAGATTGTCGAGGGAATTGGGTTTAATACTTACGGTGAACAGATCTCCTCAGGCTTTACGATTGATAAGAAGCCAATTTTTGGGATGAGCTATAACCGCGATAAAGTTGGCCGTATCGCAGCTTCGCAAGATGTTACAGGTACAACGAAGATTGTTTCAACTTATGAGTATGACGCTCAAGGAAGACTATCTAAAGTTACTAAAGGTTCTGATGCTCGTACTTATACTTACGATGCCAATGGAAACCGTTTAAGTTTCACGAGTGGTTCTAAGTCATATACAGGTATTTATGACGAGCAGGATCGCTTGTTGTCATATGGGGACTCAAAGTTTGAGTATAATGACAATGGTGATCTTCAGACTCGTACGGATGTGAATCCGGAGACAAAAGAGACGAAGATGACTTCATATACATACGACGTTTTCGGAAATCTCCGTAAGGTCGTTCTGCCAGATGGAAGACTGATTGAGTACGTAATCGACGGACAGAATCGCCGTATTGGGAAAAAGATTAACGGGAAAGTCGTTCAAGCTTTCATCTATCAGTCACAATATCAAATTGCGGCTGAGATGGATGGCTCAGGGAAAATTGTAAAGTCGTTTGTCTATGCGTCTAAAGTGAATGTGCCGGACTATGTAAACTATAATGGAAAACAATTCCGAGTCATTTCCGACCAAGTAGGTACTCCAAAAATGATTGTGGATAGTGCAAATGGTCAGGTAGTTGAAAGCTTCAACTACGATGAATTTGGTGTTTCTCTAGACGGTAAAACGAGCGCGATTATTCCGTTTGGGTTTGCTGGCGGTCTCTACGATGGTGATACCGGACTTGTGCGCTTCGGAGTCAGAGATTATAGCCCGGTTGTTGGTAGATGGACTAACAAGGATCCAATTGGCTTTAATGGTGGACAAGGTAATTTATATGTCTATAGCGAAAACGATCCAGTAAATCTAATAGATCCATCAGGAAAGTTTTGGACAGTTGCTATCGGTGCGGTTATCGGCGGTATCTCTGGATATTATACGACTGGTGGAAGTGCTAGTGGTATTGCAATAGGTGTTATCTCAGGAGCATTGTCGGGGACTGGAATTGGAAGTGGGTCTTTAGCAAGTGCTGGCATTTCAGCGGTTGCTAATATCGCAACTCAGGTTGCGGGCGGAACTTCGATTTGGGATATAAATAAAGAATCTGTTTTGATGTCAGCAGCTTCTGGTTTTGCGGGTGCTTTAATAGGCAATACGGTTAATTTAGCGTTGCCTGGAAGTAAGTTTACTGAGAAAATTTTGGCACCGGCGATTGGTGGTGCGTTTGGTGCCGGAGCAGATGCTGCTTTGACCAATGATTTTGCTTTAGGAAAAACTTGTCCATAG
- a CDS encoding RHS repeat domain-containing protein has protein sequence MGFRPDYVNYNGKQFRIISDQVGTPKMIVDSSNGQVVESFNYDEFGVSLDGKTSAIIPFGFAGGLSDSDTGLVRFGARDYSPIVGRWTNKDPSGFSGRMSNLYGYASFDPVNFIDYNGRDPLEAVVAGAIAGVIIGGISSGVTTWMQNGSFGEIMKSAANGAVGGAVGGAMFALAAEGNVLAGIGSVMAGVTSSLLYGVGDLGNASKDFFKGLVYVNNSKNREQQLLDCADGKQ, from the coding sequence GTGGGCTTCCGCCCGGATTATGTAAATTACAACGGTAAGCAATTTAGAATCATTTCAGATCAAGTTGGTACGCCAAAAATGATCGTGGATAGTTCAAACGGTCAGGTAGTTGAAAGTTTCAATTACGATGAGTTTGGTGTCTCGTTAGATGGTAAAACGAGCGCAATTATTCCTTTCGGGTTTGCCGGGGGGCTTAGTGATTCCGACACAGGGCTAGTGCGCTTTGGGGCAAGAGATTATAGTCCAATTGTAGGAAGATGGACTAACAAAGATCCAAGTGGTTTCAGCGGAAGGATGTCTAATTTGTATGGATATGCCAGTTTCGACCCAGTAAATTTCATTGACTACAATGGGAGAGATCCACTTGAGGCTGTTGTTGCTGGAGCAATTGCCGGAGTAATTATCGGTGGTATTTCGTCTGGAGTTACGACCTGGATGCAAAATGGTAGTTTTGGGGAGATAATGAAATCGGCAGCGAACGGAGCTGTGGGTGGTGCAGTTGGTGGTGCAATGTTCGCACTAGCTGCGGAAGGTAATGTACTGGCAGGAATTGGCTCGGTCATGGCTGGGGTTACATCTTCTTTATTATATGGTGTAGGCGATTTAGGTAATGCTTCCAAAGATTTTTTTAAAGGGTTAGTATATGTAAACAACTCAAAAAATCGCGAGCAACAGCTTTTAGACTGTGCCGATGGAAAGCAATAA
- a CDS encoding RHS repeat-associated core domain-containing protein, whose protein sequence is MYDADIGLLRFGARDYSPIVGRWTNKDPIGFNGGRGNLYAYAYGDPVNFIDPTGHFGIFGAIVGAGLGAAGGAIGAALVPGATRADIISGAVTNGMTGAAIGSGASLGAIFLTNVMTQLTFTGKIDLGQSLLSIATAAYSRAAVGQLGQMFGGAIQKIEQAIDGAVGTSLVPLDAATGYVQGCGNGSAAGNR, encoded by the coding sequence TTGTACGACGCGGATATAGGACTTCTTCGTTTTGGAGCGAGAGACTATAGCCCGATTGTGGGGCGTTGGACGAACAAGGATCCGATTGGGTTTAATGGTGGTCGGGGAAATCTGTATGCCTATGCATATGGTGACCCGGTCAATTTTATTGATCCAACAGGACACTTTGGTATTTTCGGTGCCATAGTTGGTGCTGGACTTGGCGCCGCGGGTGGAGCTATTGGTGCCGCACTTGTTCCAGGGGCAACCCGAGCCGATATTATCTCTGGGGCAGTTACAAACGGAATGACAGGCGCCGCAATTGGCTCAGGTGCGAGTTTGGGTGCTATATTTCTGACCAATGTGATGACCCAACTTACATTTACTGGGAAGATTGACCTCGGACAGAGTTTGCTTAGCATTGCAACCGCCGCATATTCTAGGGCGGCAGTCGGACAGTTGGGGCAAATGTTCGGTGGTGCGATTCAAAAAATAGAACAGGCAATTGACGGCGCTGTTGGTACTTCGTTAGTTCCTCTTGACGCAGCAACGGGTTACGTTCAAGGATGTGGTAATGGTAGTGCAGCGGGGAATCGTTGA